In Citrus sinensis cultivar Valencia sweet orange chromosome 4, DVS_A1.0, whole genome shotgun sequence, one DNA window encodes the following:
- the LOC102614562 gene encoding uncharacterized protein LOC102614562 has protein sequence MEAANQKKKLFVCKYCNKRYPCGKSLGGHIRTHMNNGNSAEAEGEGEVKLNIDKIFSGRNIKKDSCFEAGGQSGYVLRANPKRTRRFVDSNTLTSQQEMVCKECGKVFQSLKALCGHMACHSEKDNKMKTSFQVHLEGSDLKQKLVMDSESDTETSAPSRPRRSKGTGYMTMGAYSSSVDVANGSSSVSELEQEQEEVAICLMMLSRDSSGCKKGLNSFADSSDNNSVVLEAKSSSIDMKISGANCVPNGNEFVEMNKSNDSKFKSAEIDDVSDNSDSGYFRNGPKKAESNASFDGFIRTGKCKKSGVEYGPGFEEFDAKFEKSSNKRTEFGKHLTKEEDFALVDRASTKHGSRKRAKNDSSSPQIFRNNAQKRSQFKCLTCNKVFHSPRSLWGHTASHSKINGCCESINESSENSRETDSFPVPMPNSKFCKSVNGKTPIAQNLSTNVDKRLGSKKSKGHECPFCFRVFKSGQALGGHKRSHFVGGSEDKTVVIKQELDEMHGLIDLNLPAPVENEVIRDAEFSRW, from the coding sequence ATGGAAGCAGCAAATCAAAAGAAGAAGTTGTTTGTATGCAAGTATTGCAACAAGAGGTACCCATGTGGCAAGTCTCTAGGTGGTCACATCAGGACTCATATGAATAATGGGAATTCAGCTGAAGCTGAAGGTGAAGGGGAAGTCAAGCTCAACATAGACAAGATTTTCTCAGGAAGAAACATTAAGAAAGATTCATGCTTTGAAGCTGGTGGCCAATCTGGTTACGTTCTTAGAGCGAATCCCAAGAGAACTAGAAGGTTTGTTGATTCAAACACGCTTACTTCACAGCAAGAAATGGTTTGTAAAGAATGTGGTAAAGTGTTTCAGTCGCTCAAAGCTCTTTGTGGTCACATGGCTTGTCACTCTGAGAAAGATAATAAGATGAAAACAagttttcaagttcatttagaGGGTAGTGATTTGAAGCAAAAGCTAGTAATGGATAGTGAATCAGATACTGAAACATCTGCTCCGAGTAGGCCAAGGAGATCCAAAGGAACTGGATACATGACCATGGGTGCTTACTCTTCCTCTGTTGATGTCGCAAATGGTTCTTCATCTGTTTCAGAACTTGAGCAAGAACAAGAAGAGGTGGCTATATGTTTAATGATGCTGTCGAGGGATTCTTCTGGTTGTAAGAAAGGCTTGAATTCATTTGCTGATTCTTCTGATAATAATTCAGTGGTTTTAGAGGCTAAGTCATCGTCAATAGATATGAAAATTAGTGGTGCGAATTGTGTCCCTAACGGTAATGAGTTTGTGGAAATGAACAAATCTAACGACAGCAAGTTCAAGTCTGCTGAAATCGATGATGTTTCTGATAATTCTGATTCTGGGTATTTTAGGAATGGACCCAAGAAGGCCGAATCAAATGCTTCTTTTGATGGATTTATCAGGACTGGTAAATGTAAGAAGTCTGGAGTGGAATATGGACCTGGATTTGAGGAGTTCGAtgcaaaatttgagaaaagtTCCAACAAGAGAACTGAATTTGGCAAGCATTTGACCAAGGAAGAAGATTTTGCTTTAGTAGATAGAGCTTCAACAAAGCATGGTTCAAGAAAGAGAGCTAAGAATGATTCTTCAAGTCCTCAGATTTTCCGCAACAATGCTCAGAAGAGAAGTCAGTTTAAGTGTTTGACATGTAACAAAGTTTTCCACTCTCCTCGGTCTCTATGGGGACACACAGCCAGCCATAGTAAGATAAACGGCTGCTGTGAATCCATAAATGAAAGCAGTGAGAACAGCAGGGAGACTGATTCATTTCCTGTTCCGATGCCTAATAGTAAATTTTGCAAGTCTGTCAATGGCAAGACCCCAATTGCACAAAATTTGTCTACCAATGTCGATAAAAGACTGGGGTCAAAGAAAAGCAAGGGGCACGAATGCCCATTCTGCTTCAGGGTTTTCAAGTCAGGCCAAGCCTTAGGCGGTCACAAGAGGTCCCATTTTGTTGGGGGAAGTGAAGATAAAACAGTGGTAATTAAGCAAGAGCTAGATGAGATGCATGGTCTAATTGACCTTAATCTTCCTGCTCCAGTCGAGAATGAGGTGATTAGAGATGCAGAGTTTTCGCGATGGTAG
- the LOC102614272 gene encoding uncharacterized protein LOC102614272 gives MGFKRPFDDEEFQELPYKHSRQLDINNKMIRFSEFGPCDAASQKHDTSGEDGSGFYEHQWHEASENGTVANELMNLVDKDFETSAPLSWVTSSSCEEDAGSGSTTHAPLSLEHIEYDYPRRTFVPFEDSYSSLLDRSPRKQVPLGPNHQAILPSWDRSMGKNILDGKATLRGNNSLVHLGSHNVVDNDNEEKWMGTCIIPMPDSNSFAHNIDQVGRGIMDCDCLDEGSIRCVQQHVMEAREKLLKSLGHEKFVKLGLCDMGEEVSCKWSEEEEQVFHEVVYSNPFSLGRNFWKQLSAVFPSRTKKEIVSYYFNVFVLRRRAVQNRSDLLEIDSDDDEWHGGYGGSDEIRISEEDEDSAIESPVDQENADCGEDSSDEDDDDGGDSDGDVGDGGGEVTGETCGTDHVSDTNIAKSFDEGGFDAVVPHMDKIPGDAGDDFNVEDESCTSFEFQPDMSDSCGAIDAAHALQLSGVRTEHGKALHGRLDGYNDLVGHMNLLDSCDAKVWDARYLSPIKGVELLPTCNIIEEIFGQGTWDTKTRND, from the exons ATGGGATTTAAAAGGccttttgatgatgaagagttCCAGGAGCTCCCTTATAAGCATTCCAGACAGCTTGATATAAACAATAAGATGATTCGATTTTCAGAGTTTGGTCCTTGTGATGCTGCCTCTCAGAAACATGATACTTCGG GTGAGGATGGGAGTGGCTTTTATGAACATCAGTGGCATGAGGCATCTGAAAATGGTACTGTCGCTAATGAACTGATGAATTTGGTTGACAAGGATTTTGAGACCAGTGCCCCCTTGTCATGGGTCACAAGCAGTTCTTGTGAGGAAGATGCTGGGTCTGGTTCTACAACACATGCGCCTCTTTCCTTGGAACATATTGAATACGACTACCCACGGAGAACATTTGTTCCTTTTGAAgattcttattcttctctgTTGGACCGTTCTCCTAGAAAACAAGTTCCTCTTGGACCAAATCATCAAGCTATTCTTCCATCATGGGACAGGAGCATGGGGAAGAACATATTAGATGGTAAAGCTACGTTGCGTGGGAACAATTCCTTAGTTCACCTGGGATCACATAATGTTGTTGACAATgacaatgaagaaaaatggatGGGGACTTGTATCATTCCAATGCCTGACTCAAATTCGTTTGCTCACAACATTGACCAGGTTGGACGGGGTATTATGGACTGTGACTGCCTGGATGAAGGCTCTATCAGATGTGTGCAACAACATGTCATGGAAGCCCGGGAAAAGCTATTGAAATCCCTTGGCCATGAAAAATTTGTAAAGTTGGGTTTATGTGACATGGGAGAGGAGGTGTCTTGTAAATGGAGTGAAGAAGAGGAACAAGTTTTCCATGAAGTTGTTTACTCCAATCCTTTTTCATTGGGTAGAAATTTCTGGAAGCAATTGTCAGCAGTGTTCCCTTCTagaaccaaaaaagaaattgtcagctattattttaatgtttttgtaCTCCGTAGGCGGGCCGTTCAGAATAGATCTGACCTACTAGAAATTGacagtgatgatgatgagtgGCATGGAGGGTATGGCGGTTCGGATGAAATTCGAATTTCAGAGGAAGATGAAGACTCTGCTATCGAGTCTCCTGTTGATCAAGAGAATGCAGACTGTGGAGAGGATTCTTCTGATGAAGATGACGACGACGGAGGTGACAGTGATGGTGATGTGGGAGATGGTGGGGGAGAGGTAACTGGAGAAACCTGTGGGACTGACCATGTATCTGACACTAATATTGCAAAGTCATTTGATGAGGGTGGGTTTGATGCTGTAGTTCCTCACATGGATAAAATTCCAGGGGACGCTGGGGATGATTTCAATGTTGAAGATGAATCGTGTACATCTTTTGAGTTTCAGCCTGATATGTCTGATTCTTGTGGGGCAATTGATGCTGCACATGCTTTGCAATTAAGTGGAGTAAGGACGGAACACGGCAAAGCTTTGCACGGCAGACTTGATGGGTATAACGATCTAGTTGGTCACATGAATTTATTGGATTCCTGTGATGCTAAAGTTTGGGATGCCAGATACCTGAGCCCTATAAAAGGAGTGGAGCTCCTGCCTACATGCAACATCATTGAAGAGATATTTGGCCAAGGCACTTGGGATACCAAGACAAGAAATGACTAA
- the LOC102613979 gene encoding UDP-glucose 6-dehydrogenase 3-like — MVKICCIGAGYVGGPTMAVIALKCPSIEVAVVDISVPRINAWNSDQLPIYEPGLEEVVKQCRGKNLFFSTDVEKHVREANIVFVSVNTPTKTQGLGAGKAADLTYWESAARMIADVSKSDKIVVEKSTVPVKTAEAIEKILMHNSRGINFQILSNPEFLAEGTAINDLFKPDRVLIGGRETPEGMKAIKALKDVYAHWVPEDRILCTNLWSAEVSKLAANAFLAQRISSVNAMSALCEATGADVSQVSHAIGFDSRIGPKFLNASVGFGGSCFQKDILNLVYICECNGLPEVANYWKQVIKVNDYQKTRFVNRVVSSMFNTVSGKKIAILGFAFKKDTGDTRETPAIDVCKGLMGDKARLSIYDPQVPEEHIQRDLQMNKFDWDHPIHLQPTSPSTINQVIVASDAYEATKDSHGVCILTEWDEFKNLDYQKIYNNMQKPAFVFDGRNILDVEKLRKIGFIVYSIGKPLDKWLKDMPAVA, encoded by the coding sequence ATGGTGAAGATCTGTTGTATTGGAGCTGGTTATGTCGGCGGGCCAACAATGGCTGTGATTGCGCTGAAATGCCCTTCTATTGAAGTAGCTGTTGTTGACATCTCTGTGCCGCGGATCAATGCTTGGAATAGTGATCAACTTCCTATTTATGAACCTGGTCTGGAGGAAGTGGTGAAACAGTGCAGAGGAAAGAACCTCTTCTTTAGTACTGATGTGGAGAAACATGTTAGAGAGGCTAATATAGTTTTTGTTTCGGTTAACACTCCAACAAAAACCCAAGGTCTTGGAGCTGGGAAAGCTGCTGATCTGACGTATTGGGAGAGTGCTGCACGTATGATTGCTGATGTCTCGAAATCTGACAAAATAGTGGTCGAGAAATCAACCGTTCCTGTCAAAACAGCTGAGGCTATAGAAAAGATTTTGATGCATAATTCTAGAGGAattaactttcaaattttgtccAACCCAGAGTTCCTTGCTGAGGGAACTGCCATTAATGACCTTTTTAAACCTGATCGGGTCCTTATTGGTGGTAGGGAAACCCCGGAAGGCATGAAGGCAATTAAAGCATTGAAAGATGTTTATGCTCATTGGGTTCCTGAGGATCGGATTTTATGCACCAATCTCTGGTCAGCTGAGGTCTCAAAGCTTGCTGCCAATGCCTTCCTGGCGCAAAGAATTTCTTCTGTCAATGCCATGTCAGCACTCTGTGAGGCAACCGGTGCAGATGTCTCTCAAGTATCACATGCTATTGGTTTTGACTCAAGAATCGGGCCCAAGTTCTTGAATGCCAGTGTGGGATTTGGAGGATCTTGTTTCCAGAAGGATATCCTGAACTTGGTTTATATTTGTGAGTGCAATGGCCTTCCTGAGGTTGCAAACTACTGGAAGCAGGTCATTAAGGTGAATGACTATCAGAAAACCCGGTTTGTGAACCGTGTGGTTTCATCCATGTTCAATACTGTTTCAGGCAAGAAGATTGCTATTTTAGGATTTGCTTTCAAGAAGGACACTGGTGATACCAGGGAGACCCCTGCCATTGATGTATGTAAAGGGTTGATGGGTGACAAGGCTCGCTTGAGTATATATGATCCTCAGGTTCCCGAGGAACACATTCAAAGGGATCTTCAAATGAATAAGTTTGATTGGGACCATCCAATTCATCTTCAGCCCACGAGTCCTTCAACAATCAATCAAGTTATAGTTGCCTCAGATGCTTATGAGGCAACAAAGGATTCTCATGGTGTTTGCATTCTGACCGAGTGGGATGAGTTCAAAAATCTTGATTACCAGAAAATTTACAACAACATGCAGAAGCCTGCATTTGTTTTCGATGGTCGGAATATTCTCGACGTGGAGAAGCTCAGGAAAATTGGGTTCATTGTTTACTCCATTGGTAAGCCACTGGATAAATGGCTCAAGGACATGCCTGCTGTGGCATAA
- the LOC102613472 gene encoding uncharacterized protein LOC102613472 isoform X1, producing the protein METNSSGGGSSSGSLGSSSTMILHNAVIVTMDKESRVFRNGGVFVVQDRIKAIGQSADILQQFSQMADQIIDLQSQILLPVGFVNTHVHTSQQLAKGIADDVDLMTWLHDRIWPYESNMTEEDSYISTLLCGIELIHSGVTCFAEAGGQHVSEMAKAVELLGLRACLVQSTMDCGEGLPASWAVRTTDDCIQSQKELYAKHHHAADGRIRIWFGIRQIMNATDRLLLETRDMAREFKTGIHMHVAEIPYENQVVMDTRKVDHGTVTFLDKIEFLQNNLLSAHTVWVNHTEIGLLSRAGVKVSHCPASAMRMLGFAPIKEMLHADICVSLGTDGAPSNNRMSIVDEMYLASLINKGREVFANGTTDPAALPAETVLRMATINGAKSVLWDNDIGSLEAGKKADMVVVDPFSWPMVPVHDRITSLVYCMRTENVVSVMCNGQWVMKNKKILTVDEREIISAARQASDELLKRAGITIPNRMNVL; encoded by the exons ATGGAGACAAACAGTAGCGGCGGCGGCAGCAGCAGCGGAAGCTTAGGCTCAAGCTCAACGATGATACTTCACAACGCGGTGATTGTTACAATGGACAAAGAGAGCCGAGTATTTCGAAACGGCGGCGTTTTCGTCGTACAAGACCGAATCAAAGCCATCGGTCAATCTGCCGATATTCTCCAACAATTCTCTCAAATGGCCGATCAAATCATCGATCTCCAAAGCCAAATCTTACTTCCAG TAGGATTTGTTAACACGCATGTGCACACATCTCAACAACTGGCGAAGGGGATAGCTGATGACGTTGATTTGATGACATGGTTGCATGATCGAATTTGGCCTTACGAATCTAACATGACTGAGGAGGATTCTTACATCTCCACTTTACTGTGCGGAATTGAACTTATTCACTCTGGT GTAACGTGTTTTGCTGAAGCTGGAGGGCAGCATGTAAGTGAAATGGCTAAAGCGGTTGAGTTACTGGGTCTACGTGCATGTTTAGTCCAGTCAACCATGGACTGTGGGGAGGGTTTACCTGCATCTTGGGCTGTTCGCACTACAGATGATTGTATTCAG TCTCAAAAGGAGCTTTATGCGAAGCACCATCATGCAGCCGATGGGCGCATCAGAATATGGTTTGGAATTAGACAAATCATGAATGCAACTGATCGCTTGCTACTTGAAACAAGAGACATGGCTAGAGAATTTAAAACAGGAATCCACATG CATGTTGCAGAGATACCCTACGAGAATCAAGTTGTGATGGATACTCGAAAAGTTGATCACGGGACTGTTACATTCTTGGACAAGATAGAATTCCTGCAGAACAACTTGCTTTCGGCTCATACAGTTTGGGTCAACCACACTGAG ATTGGTCTCCTCTCAAGGGCTGGGGTCAAAGTATCTCACTGTCCTGCTTCTGCAATGCGTATGCTTGGTTTTGCTCCAATAAAGGAGATGCTTCATGCTGACATCTGTGTCTCCTTGGGAACAGATGGGGCACCATCAAATAATAGAATGAGCATTG TTGATGAGATGTACTTAGCTTCTTTGATTAACAAAGGACGGGAAGTGTTTGCAAATGGAACAACTGATCCTGCAGCTCTCCCTGCTGAAACGGTGCTCAGAATGGCAACAATAAATGGTGCAAAATCAGTTCTCTGGGACAATGATATAGGGTCACTTGAGGCTGGGAAAAAG GCTGACATGGTTGTGGTCGATCCTTTTTCTTGGCCTATGGTTCCTGTTCATGACCG CATTACCAGCCTTGTATATTGCATGCGAACTGAGAATGTTGTCTCTGTAATGTGCAATGGCCAGTGGGTTATGAAGAATAAGAAAATCTTAACTGTTGATGAG AGGGAGATTATTTCAGCTGCAAGACAAGCTTCTGATGAACTTCTGAAGAGAGCAGGCATTACAATTCCAAACAGGATGAATGTCCTCTAA
- the LOC102613472 gene encoding uncharacterized protein LOC102613472 isoform X2 — METNSSGGGSSSGSLGSSSTMILHNAVIVTMDKESRVFRNGGVFVVQDRIKAIGQSADILQQFSQMADQIIDLQSQILLPGFVNTHVHTSQQLAKGIADDVDLMTWLHDRIWPYESNMTEEDSYISTLLCGIELIHSGVTCFAEAGGQHVSEMAKAVELLGLRACLVQSTMDCGEGLPASWAVRTTDDCIQSQKELYAKHHHAADGRIRIWFGIRQIMNATDRLLLETRDMAREFKTGIHMHVAEIPYENQVVMDTRKVDHGTVTFLDKIEFLQNNLLSAHTVWVNHTEIGLLSRAGVKVSHCPASAMRMLGFAPIKEMLHADICVSLGTDGAPSNNRMSIVDEMYLASLINKGREVFANGTTDPAALPAETVLRMATINGAKSVLWDNDIGSLEAGKKADMVVVDPFSWPMVPVHDRITSLVYCMRTENVVSVMCNGQWVMKNKKILTVDEREIISAARQASDELLKRAGITIPNRMNVL, encoded by the exons ATGGAGACAAACAGTAGCGGCGGCGGCAGCAGCAGCGGAAGCTTAGGCTCAAGCTCAACGATGATACTTCACAACGCGGTGATTGTTACAATGGACAAAGAGAGCCGAGTATTTCGAAACGGCGGCGTTTTCGTCGTACAAGACCGAATCAAAGCCATCGGTCAATCTGCCGATATTCTCCAACAATTCTCTCAAATGGCCGATCAAATCATCGATCTCCAAAGCCAAATCTTACTTCCAG GATTTGTTAACACGCATGTGCACACATCTCAACAACTGGCGAAGGGGATAGCTGATGACGTTGATTTGATGACATGGTTGCATGATCGAATTTGGCCTTACGAATCTAACATGACTGAGGAGGATTCTTACATCTCCACTTTACTGTGCGGAATTGAACTTATTCACTCTGGT GTAACGTGTTTTGCTGAAGCTGGAGGGCAGCATGTAAGTGAAATGGCTAAAGCGGTTGAGTTACTGGGTCTACGTGCATGTTTAGTCCAGTCAACCATGGACTGTGGGGAGGGTTTACCTGCATCTTGGGCTGTTCGCACTACAGATGATTGTATTCAG TCTCAAAAGGAGCTTTATGCGAAGCACCATCATGCAGCCGATGGGCGCATCAGAATATGGTTTGGAATTAGACAAATCATGAATGCAACTGATCGCTTGCTACTTGAAACAAGAGACATGGCTAGAGAATTTAAAACAGGAATCCACATG CATGTTGCAGAGATACCCTACGAGAATCAAGTTGTGATGGATACTCGAAAAGTTGATCACGGGACTGTTACATTCTTGGACAAGATAGAATTCCTGCAGAACAACTTGCTTTCGGCTCATACAGTTTGGGTCAACCACACTGAG ATTGGTCTCCTCTCAAGGGCTGGGGTCAAAGTATCTCACTGTCCTGCTTCTGCAATGCGTATGCTTGGTTTTGCTCCAATAAAGGAGATGCTTCATGCTGACATCTGTGTCTCCTTGGGAACAGATGGGGCACCATCAAATAATAGAATGAGCATTG TTGATGAGATGTACTTAGCTTCTTTGATTAACAAAGGACGGGAAGTGTTTGCAAATGGAACAACTGATCCTGCAGCTCTCCCTGCTGAAACGGTGCTCAGAATGGCAACAATAAATGGTGCAAAATCAGTTCTCTGGGACAATGATATAGGGTCACTTGAGGCTGGGAAAAAG GCTGACATGGTTGTGGTCGATCCTTTTTCTTGGCCTATGGTTCCTGTTCATGACCG CATTACCAGCCTTGTATATTGCATGCGAACTGAGAATGTTGTCTCTGTAATGTGCAATGGCCAGTGGGTTATGAAGAATAAGAAAATCTTAACTGTTGATGAG AGGGAGATTATTTCAGCTGCAAGACAAGCTTCTGATGAACTTCTGAAGAGAGCAGGCATTACAATTCCAAACAGGATGAATGTCCTCTAA
- the LOC102613185 gene encoding auxin-responsive protein SAUR32-like encodes MDALKLKGKKGNLIVKTWERCKSIGRSSKRSAPALRVKSKSWPRIDTRLEEEEEDEEEEKRSKKLKRRVAPEGCFSVYVGPQKQRFVIKTEYVNHPLFKLLLEEAESEYGFQSEGPLVLPCRVDVFYRVLLAVDDHDHDHDHDHDHNKVDDFIRRPGCGFGKGYRLLSPSPMIPINHF; translated from the coding sequence ATGGACGCGTTAAAgctaaaaggaaagaaagggAACTTGATAGTAAAGACATGGGAGAGATGCAAATCAATCGGCAGAAGCAGCAAGCGATCAGCGCCGGCTTTGAGGGTGAAGAGCAAGTCGTGGCCACGCATAGACACCAGACttgaggaggaggaggaggacgAGGAGGAGGAGAAACGATCAAAAAAGCTAAAACGGCGAGTGGCGCCGGAGGGTTGCTTCTCGGTGTACGTGGGTCCTCAGAAACAAAGATTTGTGATAAAGACAGAGTATGTGAACCACCCACTTTTCAAGCTGCTGTTAGAAGAAGCTGAGTCAGAATATGGGTTTCAGAGTGAAGGCCCTCTTGTGCTTCCATGCAGAGTCGATGTTTTTTACAGGGTTTTATTGGCAGTGGATGATCACGATCACGATCACGATCACGATCACGATCATAATAAAGTAGATGATTTTATTCGTCGACCAGGATGTGGCTTTGGTAAAGGTTATCGCCTCCTTAGCCCATCTCCAATGATTCCAATCAACCACTTCTGA